In Bacillus sp. S3, the sequence TGTGCTCCGGTTTGAACAAACCCCATTTTCTTAATTTCTTGAAGTTTAAGTAAATCGTCAAGCGAACACTTTTTTAGAGTGGTAGTCATTTCATATTTCGCCCCTTTATGTCATTAATAATTTCGCTTGTTCTCTTTTTTTACAAATTCCTGGTATTTTTCTACATTTTTTCTAAGGAGGTAAAAAATGATTTCTACTTCAACTTCAGAAAATCCTGCCAAAAAATGAAATAGAGTCCTTTACTAATTTTATCAATATCATTAGAAAAATGAAAAAGCGGTGCTAATCCAAATGTGAATTCCAATTAATCGTTCAGCATACTATAATAGGTGTGTTAGATATAAAAACGCATTAAGAGGTTAATCAATGAAAGTTTATAGACTAAAAAAGCAGTTTAATGGCTTTAAAAGAGGAACACAGTTCTACTTGATTAGTGAATCAGAATTTATTGGAGTGAAAGAGTTCGTTTTGAGAACGGAAGATTTAACAAATAGGATATTAATCAATGAAAGTGAATTTCTAAACAATTTTACTTATATAAAAGAAATCTTTTAATGAATCAAATGCGGTCGGTAACCTTATTAAAAACCATGAGAACCGCCCCCTATGCCACTTTTTCATGTATAGTAGAGTAATGGGTTTTTATTTTGAAGTGAGGGATATGGATGAGAAGAATTATTTTGACGACAGAGAGTGGTGCGGATTTACCAGCAGAATTTGCTGAGAAACATAATGTACATGTGGTTCCGATGCACGTGATCATGGATGGACAGGATTATTTAGATGGTTCGTTACCAGTAACCGATATATATGATTATTACGACCGGACCAAAAAGATCCCATCTACAACGTCCACCAATTCTCATGAGTATCTTGAATTTTTCACGAAGATTAAAAATGATTTTCCTGACTGCATCATTATACATATTGGATATACCTCAAAGGCCTCTTCTTCCTTCCAAAATGCAATCATCGCAACGGAAGATTTGGCTGATATATTTCTAATTGATGCTTTAAACGTAACAGGTGGATTAACAGCGATTGTGATGTATGCAGTTTCTGTATTAGAGAATGAGCCTTCCATTGACCCTGGCCAATTAGTACAGAAGATTGAATCAAAGGTTCCTAAATCAAGATTGGCTTTCGTTCCCGGCAGTTTAGAATTTTTAAGAGCCGGCGGGCGCGTTAGTAATCTAGCTTATCTTGGAGGGGCATTATTAAAAATAAAGCCGCGTATTGAATTAATTGATGGAAATCTTGTTTCAACAAAAAAGTATCGTGGGAAAATGGATCTAGTTTCAGAAAAACTGTTCCGGGATTATGTAAAACAATACGACATTGATAGAGGACAACTTTATCTACTTTACTCGATTGGTCTTGATGAAGAGATCATACAGAGGATGGATAATCTGGCAAAAGAAACTGGTTTCAAAAATGTAACATGGATTCAAGCTGGCGCCATGATATCTACCCACGCTGGACCCGGCGGCATCGGAATAGCTGGGTTAGAAGTTTAGGAAGTTTCAAAATATGTGGATATTATAAAAAACGTGCCAGGCATCTCCCTAATTTTAGGTGATGCCTGGCACGTTTTTGTGTCCATGGGTGTGACCTCAATGTTTATAGTAAAACTTTCTTTTTATTTTGTTATTTGTATGCTCTTTTCTTTATGCGTCCTACGAGAGGTATTACTATGATACCTGCGATTGCCACCTGCATAATGTTCCCGGGGATGGAGCCGAACGGCTGAATCCAGTTACCGTAAAGGATCACTTCGGTAAAATAGTAGCCTACAACTTTAATGATCAGTGCAGTGGCAATTGCCAAAGTGTGAACAAAGACTCGATTGCCGGGTACTTTCTCGGAAATAATTCCGACTATGAAGCCCATTGCACCTACGATGATAAAAGTAAACGGTGCCCATAATGCCCAGCCAGAGATTAGATCGAAGAGGCCCATTCCGAAGGCACCAGCTATGGCTCCCGTTTTTTTGCCATAAACGATGGCTGCTATAAAAAGAGGTACGTTACCTAGGTGGATTAGACCTCCGTTACCCATTATCGGCAGCTTAATGTTGATAAACATTGTGGCAACAAGGGTTAATGCGATGAAAAGTGAATTGATGACAATAGCTTTAGTTTTAGTAGTTTCTGTCGGTGTTAATGTTAGATTCATATGATTACCCCTCTGTTTTTAATAAAAATAATACCATACTCTCTGCTACTAAATAAACACTTATTTCGGTGGAAAACCTCCAAAATAGATTTACGGGGGCGGTTCTTGTGGTTTTTTTTAACCGCACAAAAAGCCACGAAAACCGTCTCCGTGGCATTCCCATGGCATTTTGTGGTACTTTACTGACCTAATGTTCCTGTTACTTGATTAGCTTGCAGCCTTTGTTTTTTGGCTTTCCGGAAATGGAATAATTCATAGAATGTTGGGATGATAATCAGCGTCAAAAGGGTAGACACGATGAGTCCAAAAATGACGACCACAGCGAGTCCCTTTGAAACAAGATTTAAACTCATCGCCGATTCATGTGTAACCAGAAGCGGTACCATGGCAAATACAGTGGCGAGTGCTGTCATAAGGATCGGCCTTAGTCGTACGATACCTGCCTCCATAATCGCTTCCCTAATGGTCATTGTTTCTTCATTATGACGGATTCGGTCAACCAATACTATGGCATTGGTTACCACAATCCCAACGAGCATCAGCATCCCGATCCCTGAAGAAATATTGATGCTTGAGTTGGTCAGCACGAGTCCTAATAGCGAACCGATCGCTGCAAGCGGCAAAGTAATCAAGATCGCGATGCTTGCCCGGAACGACTTTAATGTCACAAGCAAAATCATAAACACGATTCCGATTGATAACATAGACAGTTTTGCGAGTTCTCCTAATTGATCGGAGGACTGCATCGAAGAACCGGTTAGTTCTGCACTTGTCCCTTTGGCGAATGTTTCATCTTTGTTCCAGGTTAGTAGCTCCTGCTGAATTTTTCCGGTAACGTCTACCATTTTGTCCGGATTCACTTGAGCCGTTACCTGTAGATAATGATGGCCGTCTTTTGTAAAGATGGTCCCCAGCTCATTGCTTTCTTCAACCTTCGCAATACTTGATAAAGCAACAGGGCCATCTGGCGTCATCAGCTGCAGATTTTTTAAGTCATCGACCGTTTGAATTTCTTTTATTGCTCCTAATTTTACGGCGGTGGTTCGTCCATCAATCATTATGTTTCCAATCACAGCAGGCTTTATCATTGCATAAATAGATTGGGAGACTTCCTGTGCATTTGATAATTTGGAATCCACTTGAATGGTCACGGTCGGTTTTGTATTTTGATCGTTGCTTTCTACTTTTTCTACACCATCGATGCTGTTTATTTCTTTCTTCACCGTATCAGCTGCTTTTTTGATGTCTTCGTTGTTCTTTCCGATGACATCAATGGAAACAGTCGTCGCGTTGGTTCCAAGCAAGCCTGCTGTTTCAGCCGTCAGCTCCGCATTTGGAAACTGGTCTTTTGTTTTTCGGATGTCTTTTGCAAATTTGGCAGAGTCTGTCCCATCCTTCGTAAAAATCATAAATCGAACAACGTTTGCATCTTGCAGGTTGCCATATTGTGCCGCATCCTCATTGACACCTGCAACTGTAATATGGGTTTTTACCCCATCTTTTTCTGAAAGAATGCCTTCCATTTTCGCAACCCCATCTTTTATTTCGCTAAATGGAGTTCCGTTATCATAGCGAAGACCGATTGCTATGTAGGCTGAATCTTTCTGATCGACAGAACCTTTGGGCATGCTCAAAAATAACCCAATAGACCCGACTACAACGAGAACCGCTACCGTGATTGGTAGCCATTTATGATTAAGCGACCATTGCAGCAAAGAAGGGTAGAATGATTTCGGCTTGTGTTCCTTCATCTTTACCCTTTTCATCATTCGGGCGCTGAGTGCCGGTACTACTGTCAGTGAAACTAGCAGGGAAGATAGTAATGAACAAGTAATCGTAATCGCAAATGGTGCAACTAGATCTCTTAATCCTCCCGATACAATCAGCATTGGCAGGAATACTGCTACTGTTGTCAGAGTGGACGAGGTGATGGCTGATCCCACTTCTTTCACTGATTCTATAAGAAAGGCAGGGGTTAATTCATTATTTTGCTTCCTTCGGTAAATATTCTCCACGACGACAATACTGTCATCTACTAGCCGTCCGACAGATACGGCAATTCCTCCAAGCGTAAGGATGTTTAAGGTAACGCCAAAGAAGGAAAGTAGTATCATCGTCATGCAAAGGGACAACGGTATGCTGATAATCGTGATCAGGGTCATCCGGAAACTGCGAAGGAATAACCAAATTATAAGGGTGGCAAATAAGGCTCCTGTCAATACTTCTCTTGTCATCGAATTGATGGAATCAAGAACGGTATCACCTAAATTCATCACGATCGTTGCTTGAAGGGTTCCCTTGTAATCCTTATTGATTTTTTTTACTGCGTCTTCCACCTGATTGTCAAGTGTTACGGCATTGGAGGTGGAATCTTTTTGAATAACAACGTCGATAAAGCTTTTTCCATTTAAATGGATGATGCTTTCGGTATCTTCTTGCAAGGTAATAGCAGCAACATCCTGTAGTTTAGTCTTACTGTTTAACTGGATGTTTTTAAGATCATCGAGCGTTTCTAATTTTCCTGTTACGATGATGCTTGTTGCTTCGTTGTTGATCGTTTGTTCGCCCACGGCAACGGAAGCAGTTTTTCCTTGAAGGAGGGTGTAAAGCTTTTCAAGCTGGAAATTTGCTGCCGCTAATTTTGCAGGATCAACTTTAATCATCACTTGTTGATTTCTTCCGCCATTGGTGATGACATTGCCGACACCTTTTAAGTCCTTGAACATCGGCATAATCTCGTTTTCTACGACATTTAGCTCATTATTGCCAATTTCTTTATCAAAGGTGAGACCTAATTCCACAATCGGAATTTCAGATGTGTTGAGGTTGATGACATATGGTTTCATCACCCCATTGGGAAGATGGACCATTGAAATTCTTTCTTCAATTTGCTGTTTTGCTTCTTTAACATCAATTTTCGATTCAAATGTGACGGTCAACTGGCTAAAATTATTTCCTGTTTGTGCAACGACACTTTGTTTTCCTCTTACGCCGTTCAATGCCTTTTCAATCGGCTGTGTTACTTGTTCATCCATGCTTACGGCATCCATACCGTTTCCAACTGTTGAAATGGTTACGTATGGCTGGTCGGCAGATGGCATCAACTCCATAGGAATCGTGGTATAACTAAAAATGCCAAAAATCATCGAGGCAATTACAGCGAAAACCAATGCCGCCTTGTTCCGCAATGCCCATTTGGTAAACCATGTCATATAAAATCCCCCTAGTCCAAAAGTCATAAAAGCAGGTAAATTATACCCCCATTTGGTTGGATTTACCAGTAGTTTTTTCTTAATTTTACAAAAAATTAATGTATACAAAACAAAAAGCTCATTGTATCCAACAAAAGAATCCAAACAAAAATGCAG encodes:
- a CDS encoding DegV family protein, whose translation is MRRIILTTESGADLPAEFAEKHNVHVVPMHVIMDGQDYLDGSLPVTDIYDYYDRTKKIPSTTSTNSHEYLEFFTKIKNDFPDCIIIHIGYTSKASSSFQNAIIATEDLADIFLIDALNVTGGLTAIVMYAVSVLENEPSIDPGQLVQKIESKVPKSRLAFVPGSLEFLRAGGRVSNLAYLGGALLKIKPRIELIDGNLVSTKKYRGKMDLVSEKLFRDYVKQYDIDRGQLYLLYSIGLDEEIIQRMDNLAKETGFKNVTWIQAGAMISTHAGPGGIGIAGLEV
- a CDS encoding efflux RND transporter permease subunit — its product is MTWFTKWALRNKAALVFAVIASMIFGIFSYTTIPMELMPSADQPYVTISTVGNGMDAVSMDEQVTQPIEKALNGVRGKQSVVAQTGNNFSQLTVTFESKIDVKEAKQQIEERISMVHLPNGVMKPYVINLNTSEIPIVELGLTFDKEIGNNELNVVENEIMPMFKDLKGVGNVITNGGRNQQVMIKVDPAKLAAANFQLEKLYTLLQGKTASVAVGEQTINNEATSIIVTGKLETLDDLKNIQLNSKTKLQDVAAITLQEDTESIIHLNGKSFIDVVIQKDSTSNAVTLDNQVEDAVKKINKDYKGTLQATIVMNLGDTVLDSINSMTREVLTGALFATLIIWLFLRSFRMTLITIISIPLSLCMTMILLSFFGVTLNILTLGGIAVSVGRLVDDSIVVVENIYRRKQNNELTPAFLIESVKEVGSAITSSTLTTVAVFLPMLIVSGGLRDLVAPFAITITCSLLSSLLVSLTVVPALSARMMKRVKMKEHKPKSFYPSLLQWSLNHKWLPITVAVLVVVGSIGLFLSMPKGSVDQKDSAYIAIGLRYDNGTPFSEIKDGVAKMEGILSEKDGVKTHITVAGVNEDAAQYGNLQDANVVRFMIFTKDGTDSAKFAKDIRKTKDQFPNAELTAETAGLLGTNATTVSIDVIGKNNEDIKKAADTVKKEINSIDGVEKVESNDQNTKPTVTIQVDSKLSNAQEVSQSIYAMIKPAVIGNIMIDGRTTAVKLGAIKEIQTVDDLKNLQLMTPDGPVALSSIAKVEESNELGTIFTKDGHHYLQVTAQVNPDKMVDVTGKIQQELLTWNKDETFAKGTSAELTGSSMQSSDQLGELAKLSMLSIGIVFMILLVTLKSFRASIAILITLPLAAIGSLLGLVLTNSSINISSGIGMLMLVGIVVTNAIVLVDRIRHNEETMTIREAIMEAGIVRLRPILMTALATVFAMVPLLVTHESAMSLNLVSKGLAVVVIFGLIVSTLLTLIIIPTFYELFHFRKAKKQRLQANQVTGTLGQ
- a CDS encoding ECF transporter S component — its product is MNLTLTPTETTKTKAIVINSLFIALTLVATMFINIKLPIMGNGGLIHLGNVPLFIAAIVYGKKTGAIAGAFGMGLFDLISGWALWAPFTFIIVGAMGFIVGIISEKVPGNRVFVHTLAIATALIIKVVGYYFTEVILYGNWIQPFGSIPGNIMQVAIAGIIVIPLVGRIKKRAYK